Proteins encoded by one window of Phycisphaerae bacterium:
- a CDS encoding PEP-CTERM sorting domain-containing protein (PEP-CTERM proteins occur, often in large numbers, in the proteomes of bacteria that also encode an exosortase, a predicted intramembrane cysteine proteinase. The presence of a PEP-CTERM domain at a protein's C-terminus predicts cleavage within the sorting domain, followed by covalent anchoring to some some component of the (usually Gram-negative) cell surface. Many PEP-CTERM proteins exhibit an unusual sequence composition that includes large numbers of potential glycosylation sites. Expression of one such protein has been shown restore the ability of a bacterium to form floc, a type of biofilm.) — translation MKGKLLFGLVLACAITANGAFLSENFDSGDQDGWTIANDSGGLGWAVGPSPSGVPGDLAWVSYDGLISRIAKPFDAAGSDVLVLEYDFYTTSTSATQRAFGGLADCSNPGSPGLAGLVRIGTSNKANYDLHYYTTALQQVSTGVPLAVGWHHVKIVLTFDPANPSNTKLDWTLDSTSGSATGAIAKPAVWGVVLGYNYSNGSGGDPDTSTWYDNVMVTPEPAALILLSLGTLLCGRRRRA, via the coding sequence ATGAAGGGTAAGTTGCTGTTTGGACTAGTGTTGGCGTGTGCGATAACCGCCAACGGCGCGTTCCTGAGCGAAAACTTCGACTCGGGTGACCAGGACGGCTGGACCATTGCCAACGACAGCGGCGGTCTGGGGTGGGCGGTTGGGCCTTCCCCGAGCGGCGTTCCCGGCGACTTGGCGTGGGTCAGCTACGATGGGTTGATTAGTCGCATTGCCAAGCCGTTCGACGCCGCCGGGTCGGACGTGTTGGTGCTGGAGTATGATTTCTACACCACTTCGACCAGCGCCACCCAGCGGGCATTCGGCGGTCTGGCCGATTGTTCGAATCCGGGCTCGCCCGGTCTGGCCGGCTTGGTTCGCATTGGGACCAGCAACAAAGCGAACTACGACCTGCACTACTATACGACCGCGCTCCAGCAGGTAAGCACGGGTGTTCCGCTTGCCGTGGGCTGGCATCACGTCAAGATCGTGCTTACGTTCGATCCGGCAAATCCGTCGAACACCAAGCTCGATTGGACGCTGGATTCGACCTCGGGAAGCGCCACCGGCGCTATCGCCAAGCCGGCTGTATGGGGCGTGGTGCTCGGTTACAACTATAGCAACGGATCCGGGGGCGATCCCGATACCTCCACATGGTACGACAACGTCATGGTCACCCCGGAACCGGCGGCCTTGATCCTGCTGAGCCTGGGCACCTTGCTGTGCGGGCGGCGTCGTCGGGCGTAA
- a CDS encoding DUF1559 domain-containing protein, translating to MNTKTKADRRPSHGIQSRTHGRNHPAAFTLIEVLVVVAIIALLIAILLPSLSKARENARSAICLSNLKQIGTGTHMYVNDTKSTLPGPSHFLIYVDTFRKWVMESGDPRGRDWAKMNLSMTIGRYLGDKDAKNLDQVAQCPSADRIPVADSSGQAWYYQCKAYYVVNTVSGTNTRGLRPYYGTTPASYFGSINLWGTGTNLAKLFAELPTNQRPKKLEEIRNAAAEWAVADVWYWESAGGGRGGASRACGTWPFLLTDGTSGSVSNNGRLKIPSYPFHNTTRTFMEEGTDRGVNTPRLTEGRTNSAFMDGHAEGVRGWKGTVNPAF from the coding sequence ATGAATACCAAAACAAAAGCAGATCGCAGACCTTCGCATGGCATCCAGTCGCGCACTCACGGACGCAACCATCCAGCGGCATTCACCCTCATAGAGGTGCTCGTGGTCGTCGCCATTATCGCATTGCTGATCGCCATCCTCCTGCCGTCGCTGTCCAAAGCCCGCGAGAATGCCCGCTCGGCGATTTGCCTGTCGAACCTTAAACAGATCGGTACCGGCACACACATGTACGTCAACGATACCAAGTCCACTCTCCCGGGGCCTTCGCATTTCTTGATTTACGTGGATACGTTCCGCAAGTGGGTGATGGAGTCGGGTGATCCCCGTGGGCGGGACTGGGCCAAGATGAATCTTTCCATGACCATCGGCCGTTATCTTGGTGACAAGGACGCGAAGAACCTCGATCAGGTGGCGCAATGTCCCAGTGCCGATCGGATCCCCGTAGCGGACTCGAGCGGCCAGGCATGGTACTATCAGTGCAAGGCTTACTATGTCGTGAATACGGTCTCCGGCACGAATACGCGGGGCCTGCGTCCGTATTACGGCACCACGCCGGCCAGTTACTTCGGTAGCATCAATCTTTGGGGGACGGGCACGAACCTCGCAAAACTCTTCGCCGAACTGCCGACGAACCAACGGCCCAAGAAACTGGAGGAGATCCGCAATGCAGCCGCCGAATGGGCCGTGGCCGACGTTTGGTACTGGGAATCCGCCGGCGGCGGACGAGGTGGAGCGTCGCGGGCTTGCGGAACATGGCCGTTCCTGCTCACTGACGGTACGAGCGGATCGGTTTCCAATAACGGAAGGCTGAAGATTCCATCATACCCGTTTCATAATACGACGCGAACGTTTATGGAAGAAGGAACCGATAGGGGAGTCAATACTCCCCGACTGACGGAGGGCAGAACAAACAGCGCGTTTATGGACGGCCACGCCGAGGGCGTGCGCGGATGGAAAGGGACTGTTAACCCTGCCTTTTGA
- a CDS encoding GntR family transcriptional regulator yields MAQDFEWDEKESLGSPVMPGAAEFLHRTVAEALRKRVETGQLAGGSKLPTLRKIADEFEVSTMTVRQAIRALELEGHVYRIPGVGAFVRPRAPGRVSAQRMLAFAASDLASAFEMGIARGVERACQKRGWTVQILDAQHEVEIEKRNMRRLPDSGSEGAMVLPTWGDNSCVGALFGLQQTGYPLVIVDRIPAGLQADLVESDHAQGAYMATKHLLDHGHRQVLMLTPPPLVSSIASRIQGYERALIERGITPRPEWKVWLDLQLQASAFEQHRRWLGGYTAMLPVLKQTRPPVAIFAVDPYTAWGVYEACRELGLRIPQDVSVVGFDESEITQAMRPPITFVSQRTADIGEAAVDLLEKRIEGGTARRDRRRIYPHVVVDVDLVERESVAQV; encoded by the coding sequence ATGGCTCAGGATTTCGAATGGGACGAGAAGGAGAGCCTTGGCAGCCCGGTTATGCCCGGGGCGGCCGAGTTTCTGCACAGGACGGTTGCAGAGGCCCTGCGAAAGCGGGTCGAGACCGGTCAGTTGGCCGGCGGCTCGAAATTGCCCACGCTGCGCAAGATCGCGGATGAATTCGAGGTCAGCACGATGACCGTGCGTCAGGCGATCCGGGCGCTTGAGTTGGAAGGCCACGTTTACCGCATACCCGGCGTTGGGGCGTTTGTCCGGCCCCGCGCCCCGGGTCGCGTCAGCGCCCAGCGGATGCTCGCCTTCGCCGCCAGTGATCTGGCCAGCGCCTTCGAGATGGGCATTGCCCGGGGTGTCGAGCGGGCCTGCCAGAAGCGGGGATGGACGGTGCAGATCCTCGACGCTCAGCATGAGGTGGAGATCGAGAAACGCAACATGAGGCGGCTGCCTGATTCGGGCTCGGAAGGCGCGATGGTCTTGCCGACGTGGGGAGACAACTCGTGCGTCGGGGCGCTATTCGGGCTACAGCAGACGGGGTATCCGCTGGTTATCGTCGACCGCATTCCGGCCGGGCTGCAGGCTGATCTGGTCGAGTCAGACCACGCACAAGGCGCGTACATGGCAACAAAGCACCTGCTGGATCACGGGCATCGACAAGTGCTGATGCTGACGCCCCCACCGCTGGTTTCCTCGATCGCGTCCCGCATCCAAGGATACGAGCGGGCCCTGATCGAAAGGGGAATCACCCCGAGGCCCGAATGGAAGGTCTGGCTCGACTTGCAGTTGCAGGCGAGCGCCTTCGAGCAACACCGCCGCTGGCTGGGGGGGTACACCGCGATGCTGCCGGTTCTGAAGCAGACGCGGCCGCCAGTGGCGATCTTCGCGGTGGATCCGTACACGGCCTGGGGCGTATATGAGGCCTGTCGCGAGCTGGGTTTGAGGATTCCTCAGGACGTTTCCGTGGTGGGATTCGATGAATCGGAGATCACCCAGGCGATGCGGCCGCCGATCACGTTCGTTTCACAACGAACGGCTGATATCGGAGAAGCGGCGGTTGACCTGCTCGAGAAGCGAATCGAAGGCGGCACGGCACGGCGAGACCGGCGCCGGATCTACCCCCACGTTGTCGTCGACGTCGATCTCGTCGAGCGAGAATCGGTCGCCCAGGTGTGA
- a CDS encoding family 10 glycosylhydrolase — protein MKRSSVRTEVKTRLALSVCGVLGLGGVVAFGQSSFRGTWADAFHIGYKNASQVDQLVGYAVQGNYNAIIAEVLAYQDTGGTGHGAYWNSQYVPKAADISESDFDPLAYLCQQAHAQGIEVHAWLVTYRVSTSWPPSGNSILTSHPEWIMVERADTGGGPSPIGDAYCLDPGSPDVQNYLIEIVRELVTNYPIDGINWDYIRYTQTDGGYPADSNYYYSGLKRFQRIYNRSDVPSTSDSSWCTFRRRTIDELVRRCRAEIPNMPSSRQPVRLTADVLAAGNYTGNFASSTAYTYFQNWKYWQEMAWLDATIPMNYKREHCTDQAQWYRNWVNASVSWKNGRHVFCGQAGYLNIMPNSITQLAYALNQGSDGTASYSYYATTATEGVCESPTQDPWANDWSWYPYVAANLFTSPVAIPGMPWRNPATATDGTIWGRIVDSATSLPVDDASVTVGSRPVSKTDANGYYVVTLLPATGSGTSYNISVTKSGLPSGSYTGAKAVAGEVRQYDITLGSLAPQLVLNGSGTSIVLTRSVGYGGELADETFTVSAFNWPTYGPVNYQINDDSSWLSVSPSYGTSSGEEDTIAIDYSTAGLPAGEYTGMITVSDPKASNTPLTITINLTVVPPPVPGDFDGDYDVDQVDFARMQNCLSGATVPQNAPDCQGAKLDGDSDVDYDDMQLFAGCFSGPGVPGDPDCLNP, from the coding sequence ATGAAGAGAAGCAGTGTCAGGACCGAGGTCAAAACCCGGCTTGCGTTGTCCGTGTGCGGTGTTCTGGGCCTTGGAGGCGTGGTCGCCTTCGGCCAGAGTTCCTTCAGAGGCACCTGGGCGGATGCCTTTCACATTGGGTACAAGAACGCGTCGCAGGTCGACCAACTGGTCGGCTACGCGGTTCAGGGCAACTACAATGCCATCATCGCCGAAGTGCTGGCTTACCAGGACACGGGCGGCACCGGGCATGGAGCGTACTGGAATTCACAGTACGTGCCCAAGGCCGCTGACATCAGCGAGAGCGACTTCGATCCGCTGGCCTACCTGTGCCAGCAGGCCCATGCTCAGGGCATCGAGGTGCACGCCTGGCTGGTCACATATCGGGTCAGCACGAGTTGGCCGCCGAGCGGCAACAGCATACTCACCTCGCACCCCGAATGGATCATGGTGGAGCGAGCCGACACCGGGGGCGGCCCCAGTCCAATCGGCGATGCCTACTGCCTGGATCCGGGCTCGCCCGACGTGCAGAACTACCTGATCGAAATCGTGCGCGAGCTGGTGACGAATTACCCGATCGACGGCATCAACTGGGATTACATTCGGTACACTCAGACCGACGGCGGCTATCCGGCCGACAGCAACTACTATTACTCGGGCCTCAAACGCTTCCAGCGGATATACAACCGCAGCGACGTGCCGTCGACCAGCGACTCGTCATGGTGCACGTTCCGTCGCAGAACCATCGATGAACTCGTGCGGCGCTGTCGTGCCGAGATCCCGAACATGCCCAGTTCGAGACAACCGGTGCGATTGACCGCCGATGTACTGGCCGCCGGCAACTACACAGGCAACTTCGCATCGAGTACCGCCTACACTTATTTCCAAAACTGGAAGTACTGGCAGGAAATGGCCTGGCTGGACGCCACCATACCGATGAACTACAAGCGAGAACACTGTACGGATCAGGCGCAGTGGTATCGGAACTGGGTCAACGCCTCGGTCAGTTGGAAGAACGGCCGCCATGTCTTCTGTGGTCAGGCCGGTTACCTGAACATCATGCCCAACAGCATCACACAACTGGCCTATGCCCTCAACCAGGGAAGTGACGGAACCGCCAGCTACTCCTACTACGCGACCACGGCGACCGAAGGCGTCTGCGAATCGCCTACCCAGGATCCCTGGGCCAACGACTGGTCCTGGTACCCCTACGTGGCCGCCAATCTGTTCACCTCGCCGGTTGCGATCCCTGGGATGCCTTGGCGCAACCCGGCCACGGCGACCGACGGCACCATCTGGGGTCGAATCGTGGACAGTGCGACTTCTCTGCCGGTGGACGATGCATCCGTGACGGTGGGCTCGCGTCCTGTCAGCAAGACGGATGCCAACGGTTACTACGTGGTGACGCTGTTGCCGGCCACCGGTTCCGGAACGTCTTACAACATCTCGGTCACCAAGTCCGGGCTTCCGTCGGGGAGCTACACGGGAGCCAAAGCTGTCGCCGGGGAAGTCAGACAATACGACATCACACTGGGTTCGCTGGCCCCGCAGTTGGTGCTCAATGGATCGGGTACGTCGATCGTGCTCACAAGGTCGGTTGGCTACGGAGGCGAGTTGGCCGACGAGACCTTCACCGTGTCGGCATTCAATTGGCCAACTTACGGTCCTGTCAACTATCAGATCAACGACGATTCCTCCTGGCTGAGCGTTTCGCCTTCTTACGGCACCAGCAGCGGTGAGGAAGACACGATCGCGATTGATTACAGCACCGCAGGCCTGCCGGCCGGGGAATATACCGGTATGATTACCGTTTCAGATCCCAAGGCCAGCAACACCCCGCTGACGATAACAATCAATCTGACCGTTGTGCCGCCGCCGGTACCGGGCGATTTCGACGGCGACTACGATGTGGATCAAGTCGATTTCGCCCGAATGCAGAATTGTCTCAGCGGCGCGACCGTTCCCCAGAACGCCCCTGATTGCCAAGGCGCCAAGCTCGACGGCGACAGCGATGTCGATTACGACGACATGCAACTCTTCGCCGGCTGCTTCAGCGGGCCCGGCGTACCGGGCGACCCGGACTGCCTCAATCCATAG
- a CDS encoding PQQ-binding-like beta-propeller repeat protein, translating into MHVRHCSRVFKWMLVAAALTPAAVLASAVAADGTVQDFCFLHISDMHVSPVPLGTGKEDAARLSAAGIAWVCDEAAKPQVLGPLNMRTPPPSFLVATGDITEYGVINETWGVVEDLFKPLSIPWYITPGNHDNTWTAIQRIMRQRHCGDHYSFDRFGCHFAFINTATPQEPVPTIEQRTLTWLADDLKKVSKTTPVFVLCHHPLSSTEFAKPYEQLRLIELLGSRNVVLLLMGHGHGARHERWGTIDSVMGGSTYGPNTGYGIISVMNGVLRSTYRFHDSSKPMALLIEKPIAPADKAQLEFQLPPRKGDNRPMIRTAGVPVRVRISGGQPQSVTACINGDDQGGVALKGDNQAGTFSGSLPAGFLPPGVHFVRVMADMGPYQLDRACEFTYKGKSTGPVGRVAQLAAGVKATPLAADQEAVVCTTTGEVVRVSFKEPVPTITRLLDVGSEILHPPAQAGDVLYIGAAEKGVYAISAKGKPVWQWKPPAPGNVVYGTPAVDQARVYVGDLEGFVHAIDRKSGQSLWSKRHATFSIEQSLLLRDGRLYFGAWDGLVYCIDAAEGNLIWKKPGPAGNRSEAASKSRYYAPADCSPIIVGDRLFVCDRDYRLGSYSLTGEYHAEISEGIAAIGLTADKKGFYARGLAKGVSRYDGLGKRIWKNDEVLMGRFPVPPVEADGRVYACSNRGLLVALDADDGKLLWQYQATPQLHVMAGVALDKNGRAYVAGMDGSVTQVSVENK; encoded by the coding sequence ATGCACGTTCGACATTGTTCGCGAGTCTTCAAATGGATGCTGGTAGCGGCTGCTTTGACGCCGGCCGCAGTCCTGGCTTCGGCCGTGGCGGCAGACGGTACCGTGCAGGACTTCTGTTTCCTGCACATCTCTGACATGCACGTCTCGCCCGTACCCCTGGGCACCGGCAAAGAGGACGCCGCTCGTCTGAGCGCGGCAGGAATCGCCTGGGTCTGCGACGAGGCGGCCAAGCCGCAGGTGCTCGGGCCGCTCAACATGCGGACGCCCCCGCCGTCGTTCCTGGTGGCCACCGGAGACATCACCGAGTACGGGGTCATCAACGAGACCTGGGGCGTTGTCGAGGATCTTTTCAAGCCCCTGAGCATCCCCTGGTACATCACCCCCGGCAACCACGACAATACCTGGACGGCCATCCAGAGAATCATGCGTCAAAGGCACTGCGGCGACCACTATTCTTTTGATCGGTTCGGCTGCCACTTCGCGTTCATCAACACGGCCACCCCGCAAGAGCCGGTGCCGACCATCGAACAGCGTACGCTCACCTGGCTGGCCGACGACCTCAAGAAAGTCTCGAAGACCACTCCGGTGTTTGTCCTGTGCCACCACCCGCTGTCCAGCACCGAGTTCGCCAAGCCTTACGAGCAGCTTCGACTCATCGAGCTGCTGGGAAGCCGGAACGTGGTTCTGCTGCTCATGGGCCACGGCCACGGGGCACGACATGAGAGATGGGGCACGATCGACAGTGTCATGGGCGGCTCGACCTACGGTCCGAACACCGGATACGGAATCATCTCCGTCATGAACGGCGTGCTTCGTTCCACATACCGGTTCCACGATTCGAGCAAGCCGATGGCACTTCTGATCGAGAAGCCCATCGCCCCGGCTGACAAGGCGCAACTCGAGTTTCAATTGCCTCCGCGTAAAGGTGACAACCGGCCGATGATTCGCACAGCCGGGGTGCCGGTGCGTGTTCGGATCAGCGGAGGACAACCCCAATCGGTCACCGCCTGCATCAACGGCGACGACCAAGGTGGTGTCGCGCTCAAGGGCGACAATCAGGCAGGCACGTTCTCCGGAAGCCTGCCGGCCGGCTTCCTGCCGCCCGGGGTACACTTTGTTCGCGTGATGGCCGACATGGGCCCTTATCAACTTGATCGGGCGTGTGAATTCACCTACAAGGGCAAAAGCACCGGGCCGGTCGGTCGGGTGGCGCAATTGGCGGCCGGCGTTAAGGCGACGCCGCTCGCCGCTGATCAGGAAGCGGTCGTTTGTACCACCACGGGCGAGGTCGTCAGGGTATCTTTCAAGGAGCCCGTGCCCACGATCACTCGGCTGCTCGACGTCGGGTCGGAAATTCTTCACCCTCCTGCGCAGGCCGGCGACGTTCTCTACATCGGCGCGGCCGAGAAAGGCGTATACGCGATCAGCGCGAAGGGCAAACCGGTGTGGCAATGGAAGCCGCCCGCGCCGGGCAACGTCGTCTATGGCACGCCGGCTGTTGATCAGGCTCGCGTGTACGTCGGCGACCTCGAGGGTTTTGTCCATGCGATCGATCGCAAGTCGGGGCAGAGCCTGTGGTCGAAACGCCACGCGACCTTCAGCATCGAGCAATCGCTGCTGCTCCGTGACGGCCGGCTGTATTTTGGCGCCTGGGACGGGCTGGTGTACTGCATCGACGCCGCCGAGGGCAATCTCATCTGGAAGAAGCCGGGTCCGGCCGGCAATCGTTCAGAGGCGGCCTCGAAATCGCGTTACTACGCTCCGGCCGACTGCTCGCCGATCATCGTCGGCGACCGCCTGTTCGTGTGTGACCGGGATTATCGACTGGGATCGTATTCGCTCACCGGCGAATACCATGCTGAAATCAGCGAAGGAATCGCGGCCATCGGCCTGACGGCCGACAAGAAAGGCTTTTATGCTCGCGGTTTGGCCAAAGGCGTCAGCCGCTATGATGGTTTGGGCAAGCGGATATGGAAAAACGACGAAGTGCTCATGGGCCGATTCCCGGTCCCGCCGGTGGAAGCAGACGGCCGCGTTTACGCCTGCTCAAACCGCGGGCTGCTGGTTGCACTGGATGCCGACGACGGCAAGCTGCTCTGGCAATACCAGGCGACGCCGCAACTGCACGTCATGGCCGGCGTCGCTTTGGACAAGAATGGCCGTGCCTACGTGGCCGGAATGGACGGCAGCGTGACGCAAGTCAGTGTGGAGAACAAGTGA
- a CDS encoding D-cysteine desulfhydrase family protein translates to MATHERLHPKEPERLSLARIPTPVTELKNTARQIGISRLLVKRDDQTGFELSGNKIRKLEYILADAIASGANTLVTHGGFQSNHCRATAAAGASLGLRVRLLLRSADPHPADDGNLFLDRLFGADVSIHHPDEYNGRRSEMIEAAMEAERRAGRRPYFFPVGASIPLGCWGYIRCVAELVEQIGRDTPLAIFCAVSSVGTYTGLSIGRALLGCRNWRIRGIPVSDNVEILSEDIRKLERQTNERFDLGLREADTPIDLIDGFIGEGYAIPYPEEVETIRSVARSEGMLLDPVYTGKAMTGMLATIRNGGLRPDETPVFIHTGGAFGLMARRDLFSQPSRRDRDPSQ, encoded by the coding sequence ATGGCGACGCACGAGAGACTGCACCCCAAGGAGCCGGAACGGCTGAGCCTGGCCCGGATTCCGACGCCGGTGACGGAACTCAAGAACACCGCGCGGCAGATCGGAATTTCGCGTTTGCTCGTCAAGCGAGACGACCAGACCGGCTTCGAGCTGAGCGGCAACAAGATCCGCAAACTCGAATACATTCTCGCGGATGCGATTGCCTCCGGTGCAAACACCCTGGTCACGCACGGCGGTTTTCAATCCAACCATTGCCGTGCGACCGCGGCGGCCGGTGCGAGCCTGGGCCTGCGCGTTCGGCTGCTGCTGCGGTCCGCAGATCCTCACCCCGCCGACGACGGGAATCTGTTCCTTGATCGCCTGTTCGGCGCCGACGTGAGCATTCACCATCCCGATGAGTACAATGGGCGCCGCAGCGAGATGATCGAGGCGGCCATGGAGGCCGAGCGCCGGGCCGGGCGCCGGCCGTACTTCTTTCCGGTCGGAGCGTCAATCCCGCTCGGCTGCTGGGGGTACATTCGGTGTGTTGCCGAGCTTGTCGAGCAGATCGGCCGAGATACGCCGCTGGCGATCTTCTGCGCCGTCAGCTCGGTCGGCACCTATACCGGCCTGAGCATCGGCCGTGCCCTGCTGGGTTGTCGCAACTGGCGGATCAGGGGCATACCGGTCAGCGACAACGTCGAGATTCTCAGCGAAGACATCCGCAAGCTCGAGCGACAGACCAACGAGCGGTTCGACCTCGGGCTGCGCGAGGCCGACACACCGATCGACCTGATCGACGGCTTCATCGGCGAGGGATACGCGATCCCCTACCCCGAGGAGGTCGAAACCATCCGCTCGGTCGCTCGAAGCGAAGGAATGCTCCTCGATCCGGTGTACACCGGCAAGGCCATGACCGGCATGCTGGCCACCATCCGCAACGGCGGCCTGCGACCCGACGAAACCCCGGTCTTCATCCACACGGGCGGAGCCTTCGGACTGATGGCCAGGAGAGACCTGTTCTCTCAGCCTTCAAGGCGCGATCGCGATCCTTCGCAATAG
- a CDS encoding site-specific DNA-methyltransferase has protein sequence MNEKPRAPRNRTLVLSDADRRRCSQSLLRLDSPASLPDVLDRTICQDAFEVLPLLPRAAFDLIVADPPYNLTKSFNGNTFKQTDLDKYEAWLSSWLPGLRCLLKPTGSIYVCGDWRSSTAIHRVLLRHYKVRNRISWEREKGRGAKTNWKNNTEDIWFATVSDDYVFNIDDVKLKRRVIAPYTDDLGRPKDWQQTDQGRYRITHPSNIWTDLTVPFWSMPENTDHPTQKPEKLLARIILASSNVGDVVLDPFLGSGTTSVVAKKLQRHFVGIEIDREFCCLAEKRLHLAEADPGIQGYTDGVFWERNSFSDQNNGRGTPRTPAAGPPSLFDPMPTTK, from the coding sequence ATGAACGAGAAACCGCGAGCACCACGAAACAGAACCCTTGTTTTGTCCGACGCCGACCGGCGGCGCTGCTCGCAGTCATTGCTTCGCCTCGACTCCCCAGCGTCGCTGCCAGACGTCTTAGACAGAACGATCTGCCAAGACGCTTTCGAAGTGCTGCCCCTTCTTCCTCGTGCTGCCTTTGATCTCATCGTGGCGGATCCCCCCTACAACCTGACGAAATCATTCAACGGTAATACCTTCAAACAGACCGATCTTGACAAATACGAGGCTTGGTTGAGTTCGTGGCTCCCGGGGCTGCGATGCCTTTTGAAACCTACTGGGTCCATCTACGTCTGCGGGGACTGGCGATCCTCCACGGCGATACATCGCGTGCTTCTTCGCCACTACAAAGTCAGAAATCGCATTTCGTGGGAGCGAGAAAAAGGGCGCGGCGCAAAGACCAACTGGAAGAACAACACGGAAGACATCTGGTTCGCCACCGTTTCCGATGACTATGTCTTCAACATCGATGACGTCAAGCTCAAGCGTCGCGTCATTGCGCCTTACACGGACGACCTAGGCAGACCAAAAGACTGGCAGCAGACCGACCAAGGCAGGTATCGAATCACTCATCCCTCGAACATCTGGACCGACCTGACAGTACCCTTCTGGTCCATGCCGGAAAACACGGATCACCCCACACAGAAACCCGAGAAGCTCCTCGCCAGAATCATCCTTGCCAGTTCGAACGTCGGTGACGTCGTCCTCGATCCCTTTCTCGGATCTGGAACCACTTCAGTTGTGGCGAAGAAGCTACAACGCCATTTCGTAGGCATCGAAATCGACCGCGAGTTCTGCTGTCTGGCGGAAAAACGGCTGCATTTGGCGGAAGCCGACCCCGGTATCCAAGGGTACACCGATGGCGTCTTCTGGGAGCGAAACAGCTTTTCCGACCAAAACAACGGTCGGGGCACACCGCGGACCCCAGCCGCCGGCCCGCCAAGCCTCTTCGATCCGATGCCCACCACGAAATGA
- a CDS encoding rubredoxin, with translation MKKKFKCVCGYIHDGDGPPTVCPKCGAPAEKFTALDDHAANLVERSRRTNMLHAHVIDLARQIERACKDGIQDNLDPGCVDVFQKSLEASYVMMKLSMTEIQSHMNKGKWG, from the coding sequence ATGAAGAAGAAGTTCAAGTGCGTATGCGGATACATCCATGACGGCGACGGACCTCCGACCGTCTGTCCCAAGTGCGGTGCGCCGGCGGAGAAGTTCACCGCGCTCGACGACCACGCCGCCAACCTGGTCGAGCGTTCGCGGCGAACCAACATGCTCCACGCCCATGTGATTGACCTGGCCCGGCAGATCGAGCGGGCATGCAAAGACGGGATTCAGGACAACCTCGATCCGGGCTGCGTGGACGTGTTCCAGAAGAGCCTTGAAGCATCCTACGTGATGATGAAGCTCTCGATGACCGAGATCCAAAGCCACATGAACAAGGGCAAGTGGGGATAA